One genomic window of Paraburkholderia acidiphila includes the following:
- a CDS encoding adenosine-specific kinase, whose protein sequence is MQLSTVEIEKPEATNFILGQTHFIKSVEDLHEALYGTVPGIQFGLAFCEASGKRLVRRSGTQDALIEMATQNALRIAAGHCFIVFLGDGFFPINVLNTIKAVPEVCRIFCATANPTQVLIAETDQGRGIVGVVDGMPPLGVEAEDDVRWRKELLRAIGYKA, encoded by the coding sequence ATGCAACTGTCCACGGTAGAGATCGAAAAGCCCGAAGCCACCAACTTCATCCTCGGCCAGACCCACTTCATCAAGTCCGTCGAGGATCTGCACGAGGCGCTTTATGGCACGGTGCCGGGCATCCAGTTCGGCCTCGCGTTTTGTGAGGCGTCCGGCAAGCGGCTCGTGCGGCGCTCGGGCACGCAGGACGCGCTCATCGAGATGGCGACGCAAAACGCGCTGCGCATCGCCGCCGGTCACTGTTTCATCGTCTTTCTCGGCGACGGCTTTTTCCCCATCAACGTGCTCAACACGATCAAGGCCGTGCCCGAGGTCTGTCGCATCTTCTGCGCCACGGCGAACCCGACTCAGGTGCTGATTGCGGAAACCGATCAAGGGCGAGGCATCGTCGGCGTGGTGGACGGCATGCCGCCGCTCGGCGTCGAAGCCGAGGACGACGTGCGCTGGCGCAAGGAACTGCTACGCGCGATCGGCTACAAGGCCTGA
- a CDS encoding MFS transporter, which translates to METSLDKRALPGGAAGSSAAASAPAAGAVQRTVYSVLGAISFSHLLNDMIQSLILAIYPMLKDNFSLSFTQIGLITLTYQITASMLQPLVGVFTDKRPLPYSLPVGMGFTLCGLLLMSVAPTFGVLLVAAALVGCGSSVFHPESSRVARMASGGRHGLAQSLFQVGGNAGTSLGPLLAAAIVIPHGQRSIAWFSVAALVGMVVLTQIGRWYKAHPAMKKKRAEVPHVVLSRGRVAGAMAVLVLLVFSKYFYLASINSYFTFYLIDRFHLSVQAAQIHLFVFLAAVAAGTIIGGPVGDRIGRKYVIWGSILGVAPFTLLLPYANLFWTGVLTVIIGVVLASAFSAILVYAQELIPGKVGMVAGLFFGFAFGLGGIGAAVLGQLADATSIAFVYKVCSFLPLIGILTVLLPDVEGKRAKKAA; encoded by the coding sequence ATGGAAACCAGTCTCGACAAGCGCGCCCTGCCGGGCGGCGCCGCGGGTTCGTCCGCGGCCGCTTCCGCCCCCGCCGCGGGCGCGGTGCAACGCACCGTCTACTCGGTGCTCGGTGCGATCAGCTTCTCGCACCTGCTCAACGACATGATCCAGTCGCTGATCCTCGCCATCTACCCGATGCTCAAGGACAACTTCTCGCTGTCGTTCACGCAGATCGGCCTCATCACCCTCACCTACCAGATCACGGCGTCGATGTTGCAGCCGCTCGTGGGCGTGTTCACCGACAAGCGGCCGTTGCCGTATTCGCTGCCCGTCGGCATGGGCTTTACGCTCTGCGGCCTGCTGCTGATGTCGGTTGCACCGACTTTCGGCGTGCTGCTCGTGGCTGCCGCGCTGGTGGGTTGCGGCTCGTCGGTGTTCCATCCGGAATCGTCGCGCGTGGCGCGCATGGCGTCGGGCGGGCGTCACGGCCTCGCCCAGTCGCTCTTTCAGGTGGGCGGCAACGCGGGCACGTCGCTCGGGCCGCTGCTCGCCGCCGCGATCGTCATTCCGCATGGCCAGCGCAGCATCGCGTGGTTCTCGGTGGCGGCGCTCGTCGGCATGGTCGTGCTCACGCAGATCGGCCGCTGGTACAAGGCTCACCCTGCGATGAAAAAGAAGCGCGCCGAGGTGCCGCACGTCGTGCTGTCGCGCGGTCGCGTGGCGGGCGCCATGGCCGTGCTCGTGCTGCTCGTGTTCTCGAAGTACTTCTACCTCGCGAGCATCAACAGCTACTTCACGTTCTATCTGATCGACCGCTTCCACCTCTCCGTGCAGGCCGCGCAGATCCATCTGTTCGTGTTCCTCGCCGCCGTTGCCGCCGGCACGATCATCGGCGGTCCGGTGGGTGACCGCATCGGCCGCAAGTACGTGATCTGGGGCTCGATTCTCGGCGTGGCGCCCTTCACGCTGCTGCTGCCCTACGCCAACCTGTTCTGGACCGGCGTGCTCACGGTCATCATCGGCGTGGTGCTGGCCTCGGCGTTCTCGGCCATCCTCGTGTATGCCCAGGAGCTGATTCCGGGCAAGGTGGGCATGGTTGCGGGTCTGTTCTTCGGCTTTGCGTTTGGCCTGGGCGGGATCGGCGCAGCGGTGCTCGGCCAGTTGGCGGACGCCACCAGCATCGCCTTCGTCTACAAGGTCTGCTCGTTCCTGCCGCTCATCGGCATCCTCACCGTCCTGCTGCCCGACGTGGAAGGCAAGCGCGCGAAAAAGGCAGCGTAA